A genomic window from Gossypium hirsutum isolate 1008001.06 chromosome D12, Gossypium_hirsutum_v2.1, whole genome shotgun sequence includes:
- the LOC107944817 gene encoding bidirectional sugar transporter SWEET3 — MGDRLRLAVGIMGNASSLLLYAAPILTFTRVIRKRSTEEFSCIPYIVALSNCLLYTWYGLPVVSYKWENFPVITINGLGIILELSFIFIYLWFAPTRGKIKAGTTTTMVMVIFTVTAIISAFVFHDHHHRKVFVGTIGLVASVAMYAAPLVVVKQVIMTKSVEFMPFYLSFFSFLASVLWLAYGLLSHDLLLASPNLVGLPLGILQLGLYCKYRKRGIIEEEPSKWDLEHNNLQEKPKHMQLSMNEDINGKI, encoded by the exons ATGGGTGATAGGCTACGCCTAGCAGTTGGTATCATGG GCAATGCTTCTTCTTTGTTGCTTTATGCTGCACCAAT CTTGACTTTTACAAGGGTAATAAGGAAAAGAAGCACTGAAGAATTCTCATGCATCCCATACATCGTTGCACTATCGAATTGTCTCCTTTACACATGGTATGGATTGCCTGTTGTGAGCTACAAGTGGGAAAATTTCCCTGTCATCACCATTAATGGTTTAGGGATCATCTTAGAGTTATCTTTCATCTTCATCTATCTTTGGTTTGCTCCAACAAGAGGAAAG ATTAAAGCTGGTACCACAACGACGATGGTTATGGTAATATTTACCGTAACTGCAATTATATCGGCTTTTGTATTTCATGATCATCATCATCGGAAAGTTTTTGTTGGGACTATTGGGCTGGTGGCTTCAGTGGCAATGTATGCTGCTCCACTTGTCGTCGTG AAACAAGTGATAATGACAAAGAGTGTGGAATTTATGCcgttttatttatcttttttctcGTTCTTGGCTAGTGTTCTTTGGTTGGCTTATGGACTACTGAGTCACGATCTCCTTCTAGCG TCACCAAATCTGGTTGGCCTCCCCTTGGGCATATTGCAACTTGGACTTTACTGCAAATATAGGAAAAGAGGAATTATAGAAGAAGAACCAAGCAAATGGGATTTAGAGCATAATAATCTCCAGGAGAAACCCAAACATATGCAGCTCTCAATGAACGAAGATATCAATGGAAAGATCTGA
- the LOC107947257 gene encoding polypyrimidine tract-binding protein homolog 2 encodes MASLSSQPQFRYTQPPSKVLHLRNLPWECTEEELIELGKPFGKVVNTKCNVGANRNQAFIEFADLNQAIAMISYYASSSEPAQVRGKTVYLQYSNRQEIVNNKTTADIAGNVLLVTIEGQDARLVSIDVLHLVFSAFGFVHKITTFEKTAGFQALVQFSDAETATSAKNALDGRIIPRYLLSENISPCSLRITYSAHTDLSVKFQSHRSRDYTNPYLPVAPSAIDGSNQFNLGLDGKKLEPESNVLLASIENMQYAVTLDVLHMVFSAFGPVQKIAMFDKNGALQALIQYPDVQTAIAAKEALEGHCIYDGGFCKLHLSYSRHTDLSIKVNNDRSRDYTIPNPAMVNPQPSVLGQQPVQTMGHQYNETQYAPGVQQQPTMPPQPSAGWGSSAVPPMPQPMMNNHNPYIPPASMPQMTPGMMQMPGQGGIPPFRPTHM; translated from the exons ATGGCATCGCTATCAAGTCAGCCGCAGTTCCGCTACACTCAACCACCGTCGAAGGTGCTGCATTTAAGAAACTTGCCATGGGAGTGTACGGAGGAAGAGCTGATTGAGCTGGGGAAGCCATTTGGTAAGGTCGTTAATACCAAATGCAATGTTGGCGCCAATCGAAATCAAGCTTTCATCGAATTT GCTGATTTGAATCAGGCTATTGCTATGATATCATATTATGCTTCATCTTCGGAGCCTGCTcaagttaggggcaaaacggtctaCCTACAATATTCTAACAGGCAAGAGATTGTAAACAACAAAACCACGGCGGATATTGCCGGAAATGTTCTTTTGGTAACAATCGAAGGTCAAGATGCGCGGCTTGTTTCCATTGATGTTTTGCATCTG GTATTTTCAGCTTTTGGATTTGTGCATAAGATTACTACCTTTGAGAAGACAGCTGGATTTCAG GCATTGGTGCAGTTTTCAGATGCAGAAACAGCCACATCTGCAAAAAATGCCTTGGATGGACGAATCATCCCTAG GTATCTGCTTTCTGAAAATATATCTCCTTGTTCGCTTAGGATCACATATTCTGCTCATACAGATCTGAGTGTGAAATTTCAGAGCCACAGGAGCAG GGACTATACCAATCCCTATCTTCCTGTTGCTCCTTCTGCTATAGATGGAAGTAACCAG TTCAATTTGGGTCTTGATGGGAAAAAGCTAGAACCTGAAAGTAATGTTTTACTTGCATCTATTGAGAACATGCAATATGCTGTTACCTTGGATGTGCTGCACATG GTCTTCTCTGCTTTTGGCCCTGTTCAAAAGATTGCCATGTTTGATAAGAATGGTGCCCTGCAGGCTCTAATTCAGTACCCTG ATGTTCAGACAGCTATTGCTGCCAAGGAGGCCTTAGAAGGGCACTGCATATACGATGGAGGGTTTTGTAAACTTCATCTCTCGTATTCACGCCACACTGATCTTAGTATAAAG GTCAATAACGATAGGAGCAGGGATTATACAATCCCTAATCCTGCCATGGTGAACCCACAGCCTTCAGTTCTGGGGCAACAACCAGTTCAAACAATGGGTCATCAATACAATGAGACACAATACGCTCCAGGTGTACAACAACAACCTACAATGCCTCCACAACCTTCCGCTGGATGGGGGTCATCGGCTGTTCCACCGATGCCCCAACCTATGATGAATAATCATAATCCTTACATACCACCAGCCTCAATGCCACAAATGACTCCGGGAATGATGCAAATGCCAGGCCAGGGTGGCATACCTCCTTTCAGACCCACTCATATGTAA
- the LOC107947260 gene encoding RNA polymerase sigma factor sigE, chloroplastic/mitochondrial, whose product MGVVSVSSSAARTPVGLGTKFSTQRCTFRRPCIVAFKADKSNNTALVTLRDHNLLPVETAKEHPKRRGKAKKASKTVNRDFTDEGSPYTVDVDYNEAAAKLENIYKLSPSTQTFDEKGSEGETKGRQLRRKRSKESDGKADNGDDKIVVRSQTKKNRRLGLDKRIELKKNREEKSVVSGQSKKGISNESEKIDRLVRDYSASTDLVSLDWKKMKIPPVLPSTEHTWLFKLMQPMKALLEAKENLQKDLGRDPTEDELAEATNSSAAQVRRQLEVGRAARNKLIKHNLRLVLFVIKKYFQDFANGPRFQDLCQAGVKGLITAIDRFEPRRRFRLSTYGLFWIRHAIIRSMTLSSFTRVSFGLESVRVEIQRAKLELLFELHREPTDDEVIKRVGISPERYQEVMRASKPVASLHLRHSVTQEEFISGITDVDGVGGDHRRQPALLRLALDDVLDSLKPKESLVIRQRYGLDGKGDRTLGEIAGNLSISREMVRKHEVKALMKLKHPARVDYLRRYVV is encoded by the exons ATGGGAGTTGTTAGTGTTTCTAGTTCAGCTGCCCGAACTCCAGTAGGATTAGGCACAAAGTTTTCTACTCAAAGATGTACATTTAGAAGACCTTGTATTGTGGCATTTAAAGCAGATAAATCTAATAATACGGCTCTAGTTACGCTTCGAGACCATAATCTTTTGCCGGTGGAAACGGCTAAGGAGCACCCGAAGAGACGCGGGAAAGCGAAAAAGGCTTCCAAGACTGTAAACCGTGACTTTACTGATGAAGGTTCTCCGTACACCGTGGACGTAGATTACAACGAAGCCGCTGCCAAACTCGAAAACATTTATAAGCTTAGCCCTTCGACTCAAACATTTGATGAAAAAGGGAGTGAAGGTGAGACAAAAGGACGCCAGCTGAGGAGGAAGAGATCTAAAGAAAGTGATGGGAAAGCGGATAATGGTGATGATAAGATCGTGGTTCGGAGCCAGACTAAGAAGAATAGAAGATTGGGCCTTGATAAAAGGATTGAACTGAAAAAGAATAGAGAAGAAAAGTCAGTTGTTTCTGGCCAGAGCAAAAAGGGTATCTCGAATGAAAGTGAGAAGATTGATAGGCTTGTCCGGGACTATTCGGCTTCAACCGATTTGGTCAGCCTGGActggaagaaaatgaagatacctCCGGTTCTGCCGTCCACCGAACATACTTGGTTGTTTAAGCTAATGCAGCCAATGAAG GCACTGCTTGAGGCAAAAGAGAACTTGCAAAAGGATCTGGGTAGAGATCCTACAGAAGATGAATTAGCTGAGGCAACAAATTCGAGTGCAGCTCAAGTGAGAAGACAGTTAGAGGTTGGTCGAGCTGCTAGAAATAAGCTCATTAAG CACAACCTCCGGCTCGTTTTGTttgtgataaaaaaatattttcaagatttTGCAAATGGTCCAAGATTTCAAGACCTTTGTCAGGCTGGAgttaaaggacttatcacagccATCGACCGCTTTGAACCAAGAAGGAGATTCCGTCTTTCTACATACGGTCTTTTTTGGATTAGGCATGCAATTATACGTTCCATGACCCTATCAAGCTTCACGCGTGTTTCATTTGGACTTGAATCA GTTAGAGTAGAAATCCAAAGAGCCAAACTGGAATTATTGTTTGAACTTCATAGAGAACCGACAGACGATGAAGTAATCAAAAGAGTTGGGATTTCCCCCGAGAGGTACCAAGAAGTAATGAGGGCCTCGAAACCCGTTGCATCTCTTCATTTGAGGCATTCCGTCACACAAGAAGAGTTCATTAGTGGAATCACCGATGTCGATGGTGTTGGAGGCGATCACCGAAGGCAACCTGCTCTTCTCAGGCTTGCACTTGATGATGTG CTCGATTCTCTGAAGCCAAAAGAGAGCCTGGTAATCAGGCAGAGATACGGACTCGACGGTAAAGGTGATAGAACATTAGGAGAAATTGCTGGGAACTTAAGCATTTCGAGAGAAATGGTCCGAAAGCACGAAGTAAAGGCACTTATGAAGCTCAAGCATCCAGCCCGAGTTGATTATCTCCGCCGATACGTCGTCTGA